The Plasmodium relictum strain SGS1 genome assembly, chromosome: 8 DNA window acGTTTTAATTAGTTATGTAAAATAAACGTTTAAAGGAGAATAACATATTATTGTATTCtcttgtttaaaaaaaaatatcacaAAAAGATGTCATCGTTCTTATAGAAAAATAGCATgtaaaatgtttttattttatttttttttatttatagtaagaataaattaaaaaaaaaaatgctcaTTAcaagaattaaatttttagcAGTAATATtataacaaaataataaatgcaatttaaatcttttacttatctaaaaagaaaatatatatatatatatatatatatatccttTTTCTAAagttaaattaaaaaactcTATTATTTTCCTTTGAATTCTTAAGAATAGTCCTCGAGTTAGGAAATTTTGTAtagtatataaattttataatttataaaaaaaaaatttattttttcttattttacaTTCATAgatcttttatatttataattataagcTTCTAccagatatatatattgaatttGCTGTTgtgtaaataattttataaatatattatatgtaGTATATAAAAAGGTAAAACAACTGTTTTACAagttaatacttttttttctttatagtttataatttttaataaatggagaatataatagaatttttcttcatttattaataacaatgtttttatttacaccaaaaagttaaatttattaaaaaaaaatgattatttCAAAAGTATCACtcttttttagaaaatgtaaaattattgaaaaaaacaACCATTCGTATTTtgtgaaaattaaaaaaaatagagatattaaattaattaaaaaattttttcattattttaagtTGTCTTTTTTACATTTGCTTTTGtcttcatttattatttaaaaatataataaactaaaaaaaaaataagaaagaaaaataaactaCTAATTCATAACATTACATAAGAATgcttaaaagaaaaatttctataaaaattatgctataatttaaaaaaaatttattaaaaaaaaataattataaaaaagctttatattttaattttctaattaataatacatttatttatctatttcactattcaaataaatatttatgctattacttttttgtaaaattcaAGTTTCTagttctaataaaaaaatataaaaaaaaaaaaatattaaaatttgttCTATCAAAAAGAAGGTATAGTATTGAAAATTAgtataaagtaaaaaatattcgAAACTTTTTGAATATAATACAAAGATGTTTTAGCATTTTTATTTAgctttatgaaaaattaacaaaagtaAATTTGCTTATAAGTATTTtctttaactttttttatcttattgttttttttttatttcgtaattggttttaataaatatgaacGATTTACAaggaaatttttatttggaaaaaaatttaagagcATTACTTTTAACTTTACTATTTAAAACAAATcatacattatttttttaatatttttaatgtatttttagctattattatatttctgtaatttttttttacttttttagcttttccttttcttttaattgaCCAATTTTTTagctcttttttttttttttttttttttttttgttataattattaaaaatatgctttaaaaaaaagttaaaatttttaaaataaaatttaatttttatgaaatattgAATAATGGATACTGAAGACAATGAAGAATGGAGTGATTATTCAAACTCATTGAAGCTATacgaaaaaatagaaaagttATAtcatgaatataaaaaagaaattagtAAACTAAAAGATTATAATAAGGATGTAAGCAGTTccaatatattaaaagatgataatgaaataaagagtaatataaaaagaggaattaaaaacataataaaGCCTAGTATGTATAATTATGatgtaataaattattacaaagatgaagtaaatttaaaaaaaaaggcaaTGGAATTATCTGAAGATATAATGGCAGCAATTGATCACATTTATGATATATTTCGACTCTGTAATCAAAATGTTTTCTTATCATTTAATGGGGGAAAAGATGCGGTTGTAACTTTACATTTATTTAGATGTGCTTATGCaagatatataaagaatataaaaggaaaaaaaaaaaaacccaatttgatttattttaaagatgaaataaatgaattcCCTGAAGTATATCAGTTTTTAAATGAATGTGCATATATGCatgattttaatataattataattaaaggAACATGGAAAAATGGAGTAACTCattttatagaaaattttcataaaaagtTTGAGActacttttttaaatcaaatgaaaatatcGAATATCgattctttttcattttatccTACTATTGCTTTTATTAATGGGACACGATATAATGATTCATATAGTgaaaaattacatattttaaatattagtTCGAAGAATTTTCCACCTTACTTATATTTAAATCCCATCTTTTGTTGGACATTTGGAGCTATTTggacttttattttatattttaaatttaattattgcattttatataatcacGGATACTCATCTATTGGCTCAGTGAAtgatacaataaaaaatgaatttctAAAATGTAACGATTGTTATTTACCTGcatattttctaaaaaattgGGATTATGAAAGATATAATAGAGTatcatttaaagaaaaataaatcataaaCGTCTTACCAAATATGAACAAGTAAAATGTCaaccttttttctttttttcttttaaaacaaagaagtaaatatatttcaattttaaatattaaaaaaaaaaaaaaaatagagagTATAACATAAATAAGATTTTTAGGAAAATATATTGTCAGCGTTGTTCATAAGGATtcttatttttcaaaaaaaataaaatttaatgaaatattaaacatatttctaaaaaaaaaaaattgatagaacgaaagttaaaaaatacttatctttttattttttttttaattaaatccaaaaaaattagttttcacatttaaaaattttatgtaattttataaaattttttttttttatatttactaaGTTGAAATACAGTAATCTGTATTTCATatacattattttcttttcttttaaattatttgaatcttttttttcattgaattattttaataaataaaaatatatacttagaaaaatatttttttttctttctttttttactaattaaaattagtatatatttgttgatatattttgtttctttaaaataatttttaattaataattctGTTATATCCTTACATATCTCCCAATTAGTTTCTGTAttgaattttctttatttttcaaaaccAAAATGCTTACATCCTTTTAATTACTTAAATCTTTGTAAAGAATAAAAGTctaataataagaaaatatacttatatatatgtattcatttttttattcttaaattataattttaataaaatacagaatatatatatatgtttttttacagaaaaatatgagaaaaaaaaaagaatttatgttttattatatatattataaaaatgtattttatttataattaaaaaaaaaagaaaaagtgaaaaagatatatataaataataaaaatacacatattttaattaagatgacagaaaaacataaaaaaaaaaaaaataatatgtaataaaataaaatatatagaaataatttCTAAGGTGTGTATATAAAGAggaaatacatttttataccttatattttcttttcttttttaaatttagcTTTTTGAATCATCTGTATCATTTgaattatattcattaaaaatacttgttaaatcttctttttttttaatgataaaattgTAACCagtttctaaatttttttttttaaatatttgtttACTTTTTAATTCTGATATATTATGATTATTATTTACACTACTATCATATTCCAAATCATTTTTGTTGAATTTTATACTACTTTTATTATCCATTTTATTTTgtctatttaattttttggttttttctatattattatagATATTTGTTTTCAtcaattcattatttttttctgtttcttttaaaatctcaaaattttcatctttatttattaagtAATCATTTGATATTTCTTTCTCTATTTCTTTCTCTATTTCTTCCTCTGCTTCTTCTTCTATAataatgttattattttctcctttatatgtattagaaatatttcctttatttttatttatttcaccATTACCTTCATCTgttaattttctatttttattaagcAAATTAAAGAAAGCTTTTTCATCTTCGGAGTCTAAGTAActcatataaaaattattcttatttttgttttcatctttttcatGCAAATGAGATAATGCTTTATTTATACTATTAAATTTATCTATGtgtcttttatttatattttgtaattCTTCTAATTgttcatttctttttaactCTAATAAAGCATTATATGATTCTTTTTcagtatttttaattttatcttctTCTCCAACATTATTATTTGATCTATAAAAGTCATCAGCTAATTCTTGCTCTTTATGAGCATCATATGTCCGTATGCCTCctgatattaataaataatctCCATTTTTTGGATCAGTTTTGAAAATTATCTCATTTTTGCATTCTTGGCATTTTCCATAAAATTTCCATATTGGAATATTCAGATAAGTttcatcttttaatttttcaactCTTGAATTGAATTTTGTACCAACATACGTAAAACTTTTAcatttattacattttaatGTAAATGGATACATCATtctaatatttaataatttttttttatttttatttttattcttatctTTCctcttttctattttttttaataattttttactttccATTAATTTATCCGGATCAAAATCTGGaggtatatatttattcaaaaCTTTTCTCTCAGccattttttcaaaaaaaaaaaaaagaataaaacaagaaaaaaagaaaaataataaaaatatatgaaaaaatatataattatttcatatattttttctttaaatataaaaggaattttattccttttttaaataacttcATAATGGAAacaatttacatttttttcttcaaataACCTCAAAATGAGAAAGGGATTATATATTTGCCATAatttcacaaaaaaaaaaatattgtaagaaataatttaaaaacggaaaaattttatgtttattttttattccaattcatatttattattttatttttatttttttttcattgataactttaaaaaatagatcaataaataattgattttatgtttattcttataattttataaaatgaagcattaattttttttaatttaaaaaaattttaaaacagcaatttttttttcattttttttttataacatttaaaatagatatagaaaaatgtattttttataaccATACAATACTACATAATacacaaaaaattttatattaaaaaaacaaaaatgaaatatactatgtttttataaaaataaaatttatatcaaaataattatatttctttccacaaaaaaaagtttatatatatacttttatttttaattttaacttttaattttcatttaattttttattaatatatttttttttcttattttatctgtataaataaaaattgaaaaaaatatgtaaacatttatataaaaaatttataccaatatatatatatatatatatatatttaaattttgtaGTATTGTAACTTATGATTTccatatacattttttttctctagtaatatttctatatttttttatttcattctaATAAATGagaatatatatgcatatgtaTGCAAAATTCaacttaattatttttaattaaattcttaatatatacatactatagattttttttttttttataaaaattgttattctcttttttcacttttattattttttttttgttctaatgttttttttttatttagttcttgttctcttttatttttttcttgttgTAATTCATTATCATCTAAAATCTTGATGACAAACTCATTATCAGGTCTATCATCAATTAAAATTCCCATGTTTAAAAGATGTTGGTCTCTTAATAAATCACATTCCTTTAgcatattttcattattagcTTTaacaatatttataaaatcatTATATAAGTTTTCATTTTCAGGAGTGCTTTTATTTGATTCACTTTTTgcgtttttttcttttaagaTTTTTCTAATTGATTTTGCATTACTTTGTAAATTTATTCTGATATTTCTCCTATATGAACCTAATGTTTGCAATAATTGATCAAATTTCTCATATTTTGCTTTTTGAGAATCATCATAAACTAAACCAAAAGTAGtaagaataaaatttatatagtGTTTCATTTCTAGTAATAACCCAATTTGagttttttcattttttagaTAAACATTAATTTCTgttattaatttttgaatTGCTAAAATAGCATCAGGAGtattaaaattatctaaCAAATGTTCATGAATTTTGGTTTTGGTTAATCTAAATAAATTGTTTAGTTGTGTATCTGCATTGTTCCAGTATAAATTgctattatttaaatcaaaattttttattttcatgtcaattaaagcaaaaaaatttataaaaaatttatcaatTTCTATGCATTGAATCATACTTTCTCCATTGGGGttataattcataaaattGTCCCATTTATTAAGAAGGAAGAGAATTCTAATTTGATTAGATGTGTATTTtgataaaatgttttttatagtaataaaattttttaacgACTTAGACATTTTTAAACCTTCTATATGTAAATGACCagaatgtaaaaaataatttacccACTGATTATGATCAAAAAAAGCTTCACTTTGTGCTAATTCGTTATCATGATGAGGAAATCTTAAATCAATACCACCACTATGGATATCTATAACTTTTCCTAAAATATTGCTAGCCATTGTAGAACATTCAATATGCCATCCAGGTCTACCCTTACCCCAAGGAGAATCCCAATATGGTTCATTAGGCTTGGATGCTTTCCACAAAGCAAAGtcatatgaattttttttcttttttgaaaTCATCCCTAAATCCCCTTCACCTTCTAATATTCTATTTTCATCTTTAACAGATGATGGTTCCATTCGTgcataaaaatgaatttcattttttttgaattctTCAATATCAAAATAAACACTACCTTCACTGATATATGCGTATTTATTctcaattattttttctatataccTTATAATATCATCTACATATTCACTTACTCTTGTTATTGCTGTTGGTAATAGCACATTCAAGCGTTTCATATCTTCCCAAAATTCATATTCCCATTTCCTTGctaattcattaaaatcaatcttttcttcttcacttcttttaattatctTATCATCAATATCAGTTATGTTTATAACCAAGAAAACGTCATACTTAAAATAATTCGTTAATATTCTTCTTATAATATCAAAACTTACGTAAGTTCTTGCATGTCCTAAATGTGCTGCATCATATACAGTTGGCCCACAAGCAtaccattttattttattgccttcctaaaaaaaataaaaaataaaaaattttaatgaaattttaaaatttcaaaaaaatattttctaaaatttatataaaaaaaaacagatgattttatatgtatctataaaaatacgcaactatatttaaatatttataaagtttACTTGTGGGATAAATTCAACTTTACTGTGTGTCAGAGAATTGCTTACAAATAAATTAGTgattttttttccttctttCGATGGAATATTCCATTTTGGCAACTTGTTATTGGCTTCCATTTTTGAATGAAACAACTTTTTTATGATGACTCTATCTGATTGAAATATATAGAGAAGAAAAGAtaagtttttaaaaatatgtttatttaaatgaattattttataattatttttagtaaatttacgaatttataattatatttactatatatattattttttaataatatagcTAATGtatctatatataaaaatctaTGTAACTATATGTTCCTATCTCTCTTGATTACAGAAAAATATGTGTACATGTATAGGAGATATATAAATCGAAGAATTCTTAAATTTATCTAAATATATACTTaatatcaaaattttatatactaCTAATTAcgtaatattgaaaaaatagataaaaggATTTCACAAATTTacacaaaattataaaaaaaaaaatacttcaaTGAGTACAAAAAACTtatcaaatataaaaaaaaaaatatgaacaaATTCATgtgttaatatattaaattcaaCTATTTTAttgtacaaaaaaaaaaaaaagaaaaaaaaaagttattcaaatgaaaaaataaaaaaatagtatattaaaagaaaaagaaggtACGCATAAAAtacctttttttattaatatattaaataatatatatatatatatatctttttattgaatttttatattttttaatttgtacTAGTatgataaattttatttttatgaataaatgTTTTGGGTATAAAAAACATTCCCTTTCTAGTTATGTTTGATTTACaaacaatttttaaattttctaattttgaTAAGATTGTCCTA harbors:
- a CDS encoding cysteine--tRNA ligase, putative, which codes for MEANNKLPKWNIPSKEGKKITNLFVSNSLTHSKVEFIPQEGNKIKWYACGPTVYDAAHLGHARTYVSFDIIRRILTNYFKYDVFLVINITDIDDKIIKRSEEEKIDFNELARKWEYEFWEDMKRLNVLLPTAITRVSEYVDDIIRYIEKIIENKYAYISEGSVYFDIEEFKKNEIHFYARMEPSSVKDENRILEGEGDLGMISKKKKNSYDFALWKASKPNEPYWDSPWGKGRPGWHIECSTMASNILGKVIDIHSGGIDLRFPHHDNELAQSEAFFDHNQWVNYFLHSGHLHIEGLKMSKSLKNFITIKNILSKYTSNQIRILFLLNKWDNFMNYNPNGESMIQCIEIDKFFINFFALIDMKIKNFDLNNSNLYWNNADTQLNNLFRLTKTKIHEHLLDNFNTPDAILAIQKLITEINVYLKNEKTQIGLLLEMKHYINFILTTFGLVYDDSQKAKYEKFDQLLQTLGSYRRNIRINLQSNAKSIRKILKEKNAKSESNKSTPENENLYNDFINIVKANNENMLKECDLLRDQHLLNMGILIDDRPDNEFVIKILDDNELQQEKNKREQELNKKKTLEQKKNNKSEKRE
- a CDS encoding FAD synthetase, putative, whose protein sequence is MDTEDNEEWSDYSNSLKLYEKIEKLYHEYKKEISKLKDYNKDVSSSNILKDDNEIKSNIKRGIKNIIKPSMYNYDVINYYKDEVNLKKKAMELSEDIMAAIDHIYDIFRLCNQNVFLSFNGGKDAVVTLHLFRCAYARYIKNIKGKKKKPNLIYFKDEINEFPEVYQFLNECAYMHDFNIIIIKGTWKNGVTHFIENFHKKFETTFLNQMKISNIDSFSFYPTIAFINGTRYNDSYSEKLHILNISSKNFPPYLYLNPIFCWTFGAIWTFILYFKFNYCILYNHGYSSIGSVNDTIKNEFLKCNDCYLPAYFLKNWDYERYNRVSFKEK